A stretch of the Lolium perenne isolate Kyuss_39 chromosome 3, Kyuss_2.0, whole genome shotgun sequence genome encodes the following:
- the LOC127345630 gene encoding chitinase CLP-like has protein sequence MAPLLHLVLAASLVALASSKALPVLVPVTKDNATSLYTIPFSYGNKLVVDIAGPLVWSACQSGHLPAPFPCDGADCLRANAYPVPGCSKPGCGNGARRDRTCTVYPYNPVTGACANGSLVHTRFVANTTDGVNPVSQVSVNAVSACATRKLLTSLPRGATGVAGLAGSEALPAQVASSQKVAKKFLLCLSRGGVYGDGVAIFGGGPLQLTAQPGTDYTQSLEYTPLLAKKDNPAYYVSVKSILVEDSPVHFPPHALDTGGVVLCTRVPYTLLRPDVYGPFVAAFGNAMKAQNATSVKAVGKFGLCYDARRLANTRLGYLVPGVHLALDGGKIWRMTGVHSMVDVNQDTACLAFVEMKGVKAGDGKAPAVIVGGFQMENFVLQFDLDKKQLGFFKLPFFTNCGQFNFTRSG, from the coding sequence ATGGCACcactcctccacctcgtcctggCCGCCTCGCTGGTGGCGCTGGCGTCGAGCAAGGCTCTCCCGGTGCTCGTTCCGGTGACCAAGGACAACGCCACCTCCCTCTACACCATCCCCTTCTCCTACGGCAACAAGCTCGTCGTCGACATCGCCGGCCCGCTCGTCTGGTCCGCGTGCCAGAGCGGCCACCTGCCGGCGCCGTTCCCGTGCGACGGCGCCGACTGCCTGCGCGCCAACGCGTACCCCGTCCCGGGCTGCAGCAAGCCCGGCTGCGGCAACGGCGCGCGCAGGGACAGGACGTGCACGGTGTACCCGTACAACCCCGTCACCGGCGCGTGCGCCAACGGGAGCCTGGTGCACACGCGCTTCGTCGCCAACACCACCGACGGGGTCAACCCGGTGAGCCAGGTCTCCGTGAACGCCGTGTCCGCGTGCGCCACGAGGAAGCTGCTCACGTCGCTGCCGCGGGGCGCCACGGGCGTGGCCGGGCTCGCGGGCTCCGAGGCGCTGCCGGCGCAGGTGGCGTCGTCGCAGAAGGTCGCCAAGaagttcctcctctgcctctccCGCGGCGGCGTCTACGGCGACGGCGTGGCCATCTTCGGCGGCGGCCCGCTCCAGCTCACCGCGCAGCCGGGCACGGACTACACGCAGTCGCTGGAGTACACGCCGCTGCTCGCCAAGAAGGACAACCCCGCCTACTACGTCTCCGTCAAGTCCATTCTGGTGGAGGACTCCCCCGTGCACTTCCCGCCGCACGCGCTCGACACCGGCGGCGTGGTGCTCTGCACGAGGGTGCCCTACACCTTGCTCCGCCCCGACGTGTACGGCCCGTTCGTGGCCGCGTTCGGCAACGCCATGAAGGCGCAGAACGCCACCTCCGTGAAGGCCGTGGGGAAGTTCGGGCTCTGCTACGACGCGAGGAGGCTGGCCAACACGCGGCTCGGGTACCTGGTGCCGGGCGTCCATCTGGCGCTCGACGGCGGGAAGATATGGAGGATGACGGGCGTCCACTCGATGGTGGACGTGAACCAGGATACGGCGTGCCTAGCGTTCGTGGAGATGAAGGGGGTCAAGGCCGGGGACGGCAAGGCGCCGGCGGTGATCGTCGGAGGGTTCCAGATGGAGAACTTCGTGCTGCAGTTCGACCTGGACAAGAAGCAGCTCGGCTTCTTCAAGCTGCCATTCTTCACCAACTGCGGCCAGTTCAACTTCACTCGGAGCGGCTAG
- the LOC127345632 gene encoding chitinase CLP-like, with product MSRSRLPVLFVLVVSLVVLVSGQPRPVVVPVTKDTATSLYTIPLYDGANLVVDIAGPLVWSTCQRDHLPAKFACKSDTCKLANAYPVPGCPATGCGRDPRKDMTCTTYPYNPVTGSCAAGSLVHTRFVANTTDGKNPVRQVSVRAVSACGTTKKLLASLPRGASGVAGLAGSALALPAQVASSQKVAKKFLLCLPTGGANGDGVAIFGGSPLYLEYTGSVEYTSSLEHTPLVTRKGSPAYYVAVKYIALDNSRVPLPPLALATSGVVLSTTAPYTVLRADVYRPFLAAFREATAAQWQYAQKPREVKPVAPFGVCYDARTLANTRMGFMVPSVTLALEAEKNWTMTGVNSMVAVKPEKACLAFVEMKDVKAGDGKAPAVIVGGFQMENFVLEFDLERKRFGFLRLPYYAQCGHFNFTRSS from the coding sequence ATGTCACGATCGCGACTCCccgtcctctttgtccttgtcgtCTCGCTCGTCGTGCTGGTGTCGGGCCAGCCTCGTCCGGTGGTCGTTCCGGTGACCAAGGACACCGCCACCTCCCTCTATACCATCCCCTTGTACGACGGCGCCAACCTCGTCGTCGACATCGCGGGCCCGCTCGTGTGGTCGACGTGCCAGCGAGACCACCTGCCGGCGAAGTTCGCGTGCAAGAGCGACACCTGCAAGCTCGCCAACGCCTACCCCGTGCCGGGCTGCCCAGCGACCGGCTGCGGCCGCGACCCGCGCAAGGACATGACGTGCACGACGTACCCGTACAACCCGGTCACCGGCTCGTGCGCCGCCGGGAGCCTTGTCCACACGAGGTTCGTCGCCAACACCACCGACGGCAAGAACCCGGTGAGACAGGTGTCTGTGAGGGCCGTGTCGGCGTGCGGAACGACAAAGAAACTCCTGGCGTCGCTGCCGCGGGGCGCCTCGGGTGTGGCCGGGCTCGCGGGCTCCGCCTTGGCGCTGCCGGCGCAGGTGGCGTCGTCGCAGAAGGTCGCCAAGAAGTTCCTCCTCTGCCTGCCAACCGGCGGCGCCAACGGCGACGGCGTGGCCATCTTCGGCGGCAGCCCGCTGTACCTGGAGTACACGGGGTCGGTGGAGTACACCTCGTCTCTGGAGCACACGCCGCTCGTCACCAGGAAGGGCAGCCCCGCGTACTACGTCGCCGTCAAGTACATCGCGCTGGATAACTCCCGCGTGCCGCTCCCACCTCTCGCGCTCGCCACGAGCGGCGTGGTGCTGAGCACGACGGCGCCCTACACTGTGCTCCGCGCGGACGTGTACCGCCCGTTCCTGGCCGCGTTCCGCGAGGCCACGGCGGCGCAGTGGCAGTACGCGCAGAAGCCACGCGAAGTGAAGCCCGTGGCGCCGTTCGGGGTGTGCTACGACGCGCGGACGCTGGCCAACACGCGGATGGGGTTCATGGTGCCGAGCGTGACGCTGGCGCTTGAGGCAGAGAAGAACTGGACGATGACCGGCGTGAACTCGATGGTGGCCGTGAAGCCGGAGAAGGCGTGCCTGGCCTTCGTGGAGATGAAGGATGTGAAGGCCGGAGATGGCAAGGCGCCGGCGGTGATCGTTGGAGGATTCCAGATGGAGAACTTCGTGCTAGAGTTCGACCTGGAGAGGAAGCGGTTCGGGTTCCTCAGGCTGCCCTACTACGCGCAATGCGGCCACTTCAATTTCACTCGGAGCTCTTAG
- the LOC127338855 gene encoding chitinase CLP-like, whose protein sequence is MSQVLLLLLVLAASLAWPASCKTLPVVVPVTKDPATSLYTIPFYNGANLIVNIAGPLVWSTCQRGHLPAKFTCQSDTCKLAKAYPVPGCRAAGCGRDPRKDRTCTTYPYNPVTGSCAAGSLVHTRFVANTTDGKNPMRQVSVRAVSACGTTKKLLASLPRGASGVAGLAGSGLALPAQVASSQKVARKFLLCLPGGGSYGDGVAIFGGGPLYLLEGQPELTQSLEYTPLFIKKDSPAYYITVKYIALDNSRVPLPPRALGTGGVALRTTVPYTTLRGDVYRPFVAAFGKAMAAQWQYARAVKPVAPFGLCYDARTLVNAHSGYMVPSVTLALDGGKKWTMAGVNSMVDVKLGTACLAFVEMKGVKAGDVNAPAVVVGGFQMENFVLQFDLEKKRLGFLRLPFYTPCSQFNFTRNAK, encoded by the coding sequence ATGTCACAAGTCCTCCTGCTCCTACTCGTCCTTGCCGCCTCGCTGGCGTGGCCGGCGTCGTGCAAGACTCTTCCGGTGGTTGTTCCGGTCACCAAGGACCCCGCCACCTCCCTGTACACCATCCCCTTCTACAACGGCGCCAACCTCATCGTCAACATCGCCGGCCCGCTCGTCTGGTCAACATGCCAGCGCGGCCACCTGCCGGCAAAGTTCACGTGTCAGAGTGACACCTGCAAGCTCGCCAAGGCCTACCCCGTCCCGGGTTGCCGAGCAGCCGGCTGCGGCCGCGACCCGCGCAAGGACAGGACGTGCACGACGTACCCGTACAACCCGGTCACCGGCTCGTGCGCCGCCGGGAGCCTTGTCCACACGAGGTTCGTTGCCAACACCACCGACGGCAAGAACCCGATGAGACAGGTGTCCGTGAGGGCTGTCTCAGCGTGCGGAACGACAAAGAAACTCCTAGCGTCCCTGCCACGGGGAGCCTCGGGCGTGGCCGGGCTCGCGGGCTCCGGCCTGGCGCTGCCGGCGCAGGTGGCGTCGTCGCAGAAGGTCGCAAGGaagttcctcctctgcctccccgGCGGTGGCTCCTACGGCGACGGCGTGGCCATCTTCGGTGGCGGCCCGCTGTACCTCCTCGAGGGGCAGCCGGAGTTGACGCAGTCGCTGGAGTACACGCCACTCTTCATCAAGAAAGACAGCCCCGCGTACTACATCACGGTGAAATACATCGCGCTGGATAACTCCCGCGTGCCCCTCCCGCCGCGCGCGCTCGGCACCGGCGGCGTGGCGCTCCGCACGACGGTGCCCTACACCACGCTACGCGGCGACGTGTACCGCCCGTTCGTGGCCGCGTTCGGCAAGGCCATGGCGGCGCAGTGGCAGTACGCGCGCGCGGTGAAGCCGGTGGCGCCGTTCGGGCTTTGCTACGACGCACGGACGCTGGTCAATGCGCATAGCGGGTACATGGTGCCGAGCGTGACGCTGGCGCTGGATGGGGGGAAGAAATGGACGATGGCCGGCGTGAACTCGATGGTGGACGTGAAGCTGGGGACGGCGTGCCTGGCGTTCGTGGAGATGAAGGGGGTCAAGGCCGGGGACGTAAACGCGCCGGCGGTGGTCGTGGGAGGGTTCCAGATGGAGAACTTCGTTCTCCAGTTCGACCTAGAGAAGAAGCGGCTCGGGTTCCTCAGGCTGCCCTTCTACACGCCGTGCAGCCAATTTAATTTCACTCGGAACGCCAAATAA
- the LOC127340353 gene encoding chitinase CLP-like, whose product MELIECGKMKERSASSRTHAETKALLAPSPINALVAQITKAADTSLYTLSLSHKDYLLDLSGPLLWSPCSAGNPTVPCSSAECTATLGTHRYFAQGQCRCTARLKNPVTGDRAVVSDLTLVDLVTTATDGSTPTAEVTVGGVLSACAPASFLGSSPLPAAVAGDAGLGRGSASLSAQLHSKLSLKRQFAVCLPSTVGRIGVAFFGDGPYGLMPPTPFDVSSVLSYTPLVRNPWNPSAYTIQLAGIAINQEAVQLPPGALDLVTLDTAAPYTVLRRDVYRAFVAAFQRATASVPRVPAVAPFEVCFNISDLGFSGVGYAVAPVDLVMARGGGNWTVFGFNSLAEVAEDTACLAFVDGGWAAPSAVTVGGFQMENNFLVFDEAASRLGYSGTLLFIRTTCGNFNFARN is encoded by the exons ATGGAATTAATTGAGTGTGGGAAAATGAAGGAAAG ATCAGCCTCCAGTCGCACGCACGCGGAGACCAAGGCCTTGCTAGCTCCTAGTCCGATTAATGCCTTGGTGGCTCAAATAACCAAAGCAGCCGACACCTCTCTCTACACGCTCTCACTCTCGCACAAGGACTACTTGCTCGACCTCTCTGGCCCGCTCCTCTGGTCGCCCTGCTCCGCCGGGAACCCCACCGTCCCGTGCTCCTCCGCCGAGTGCACCGCCACGTTGGGGACGCACAGGTACTTCGCCCAAGGCCAGTGCAGGTGCACCGCTCGCCTCAAAAACCCCGTCACGGGCGACCGGGCCGTCGTCAGCGACCTCACGCTCGTCGATCTAGTCACCACCGCAACCGACGGGAGCACGCCGACGGCCGAGGTCACTGTCGGCGGCGTACTCTCTGCGTGCGCTCCGGCCAGTTTCCTCGGTTCTTCGCCGTTGCCGGCGGCGGTGGCCGGTGACGCGGGCCTTGGTCGGGGCAGCGCGAGCCTATCGGCGCAGCTCCACTCGAAGTTATCACTCAAGCGGCAGTTCGCCGTCTGCCTGCCGAGCACGGTTGGCCGCATCGGCGTGGCGTTCTTCGGGGACGGGCCGTACGGGCTCATGCCGCCAACGCCGTTCGACGTGAGCTCCGTCCTCTCCTACACGCCCCTCGTTCGCAACCCTTGGAACCCCTCCGCATACACCATCCAGCTCGCCGGCATCGCCATCAACCAAGAAGCCGTCCAGCTCCCGCCCGGCGCGCTCGACCTCGTCACACTCGACACGGCGGCGCCGTACACGGTGCTGCGGCGCGACGTGTACCGCGCGTTTGTCGCGGCCTTTCAGCGTGCCACCGCGAGTGTGCCGCGCGTCCCGGCCGTGGCGCCGTTCGAGGTGTGCTTCAACATCAGCGATCTTGGGTTCTCGGGCGTCGGGTACGCCGTGGCGCCGGTGGACCTGGTGATGGCACGCGGCGGCGGGAACTGGACGGTGTTCGGGTTCAACTCGCTGGCGGAGGTGGCGGAGGACACGGCGTGCCTGGCGTTCGTCGACGGCGGGTGGGCGGCGCCAAGCGCGGTGACCGTCGGCGGGTTTCAGATGGAGAATAATTTCTTGGTGTTCGACGAGGCCGCGTCCAGGCTCGGGTACAGTGGCACGCTGCTCTTCATCAGGACCACCTGTGGCAACTTCAACTTCGCCAGGAACTAA